The genomic region TTCCATTAAAAGCAGGAGTCCTACCGCGCTGCCTCTGCGccttttggcggggggggggggggggggggggctcgggcGGGGCGCGCCTGGGCCACAGGACCTTGTATGACGCCTTCCCAGTAGGGGGCGCTCCAAGCATGATTGATTTAAAGCGTGAAAGATGAGAGAGGGCGCCCCGCCCAGGAAGGGAATCCTGGAAACTTGGGTCCCATAGCttcccacccgcctcccctccacTTTACATCAGCAGATACTGAGGTCCTGGCCAGCCCCCTGCCCTGTGGATACCCACAGCCTGGTGAGGCCACACTGACCAATCTCGGTCTTGGAATCGACGTCCCCCTCCTctaaatggcttcccagggagcTTTCCTGACGGAGCTGCAGCTCCAACAAGGAGTGAtcctccagctcctcctgctTGAAACTGTCCTTGTACTCTCCGTGATCCCAACCACCGTCCGAGTCACGGCGGGCCTTCTCGTTGTACCACCGGCGAGTCTTGCTGTGTGCGCTGCCGTCCTCCAGGTCGGAGTCCTCGCAGACATTGGGCAGAGGCACATTCAGCTTCGACTGCGACAGCGTGGCCCTGGTCCACAGATTCCGGATGTCGTTGTCTGGTCTGGACGTGTCTGAGCCACCGCTGCCCAAAGACGCCTGTGGGCCACATACAACGAAGGAAGCCAAGGGCAgcggggagtggggaaggagaggaagagcagGCTGGGGGACGGGGATCCTGAGCCCTGCCAGGGCCACGACTCCGTGGAGTCGGCTCAAGGCTCCGCTTTGGGCTCTTTGGGAGTTGCCCCGGGGCCAAggctgagggagaggagagcCGGGGACCCAAGCTGGACTCAGTCTGGGGGCTCGCAGGG from Panthera uncia isolate 11264 chromosome D1, Puncia_PCG_1.0, whole genome shotgun sequence harbors:
- the CATSPERZ gene encoding cation channel sperm-associated auxiliary subunit zeta, with protein sequence MEEKPFRASLGSGGSDTSRPDNDIRNLWTRATLSQSKLNVPLPNVCEDSDLEDGSAHSKTRRWYNEKARRDSDGGWDHGEYKDSFKQEELEDHSLLELQLRQESSLGSHLEEGDVDSKTEIEMSSSESSLNILKHTPHRAYWAEQQNRLPLPLMELMENEALEILTKALRSYRSAIGRDHFLTKQLQRSIEGLKRRRSKRLNLLAY